From the genome of Spirosomataceae bacterium TFI 002, one region includes:
- a CDS encoding LysM domain-containing protein: protein MELEDRNPKPEETSQNLPMAVLITLVGIVCLMLYVGWQMLSDEPSKVSDINPTMESVGQEIIEAEADAVEITEVDELPEIEMPKSDEKAAATSTKPAAPTKTVTTTAGGKTYKHVVKSGETFFSIATRYNLSLATLRSENKGVDESKLKVGSTKLNVPIQAIHIVGPGDILRVVGSKYGVSVEQIMKANAKEKNHSKRGEELIIPFAQKK from the coding sequence ATGGAATTAGAAGATAGAAACCCAAAACCCGAAGAGACATCTCAGAACTTGCCAATGGCGGTTTTAATTACCCTAGTGGGTATTGTTTGTTTGATGTTATATGTAGGATGGCAAATGCTAAGTGATGAGCCATCAAAAGTAAGTGATATAAACCCTACTATGGAAAGTGTAGGTCAAGAGATAATTGAAGCAGAAGCTGACGCTGTAGAAATTACAGAGGTAGATGAATTACCTGAAATTGAAATGCCCAAGTCAGATGAAAAAGCAGCTGCTACAAGCACCAAACCTGCTGCCCCTACTAAAACTGTAACGACTACTGCAGGCGGTAAAACTTATAAACATGTTGTTAAGTCTGGTGAGACATTTTTCTCAATCGCGACAAGATATAACCTAAGTTTAGCAACGCTAAGAAGCGAAAACAAAGGTGTTGACGAATCAAAACTAAAAGTTGGTTCAACTAAGCTTAATGTCCCTATTCAAGCAATTCATATCGTAGGCCCTGGAGATATATTAAGAGTAGTTGGTTCTAAATACGGAGTATCTGTAGAGCAAATAATGAAAGCTAACGCCAAAGAGAAAAACCATTCTAAAAGAGGCGAAGAACTTATTATTCCTTTTGCACAAAAGAAATAA
- a CDS encoding Integrase produces the protein MATINYLIQSEKNPSAIHLRFKDGKIDVKSKTGLFVDPSNWSKAKQKPKVTKSAETKALAFELESLKVKILNEYNKLQIDHGKIDSNWIKKIIHTDENTQSGEGLLEYFEHYIRVKRSELSKRGLQKIINLRNTIEEFQNWSKSTYEVSDVGLSFQDSFLEFLSNEKLYRQTTKHRVIKFLKTVCRNARIDGYATSPQLDSLGVKDGKVNIIYLSEEEIVKIKNTQLDQPFLENAKKWLLLSCYLGQRGGDLLKCTLKDVIENKGQKLLDMNQEKSGNPIYVLVLPEADEILSLNNGNFPRKISLQKYNEYIKEVARLAGLTEVIYGTKIVKESGRKIDGFYPKWELVTSHIGRRSYCTNYYGKLPTPLLMKQTGHKSEAMFLKYIGKSSIESMHDLARAHSELKK, from the coding sequence ATGGCAACAATCAACTATCTTATTCAATCCGAAAAAAATCCTTCGGCTATTCATCTTAGGTTTAAAGATGGCAAAATTGATGTAAAGTCAAAAACAGGATTGTTTGTTGATCCATCAAATTGGAGTAAGGCAAAACAAAAACCAAAAGTGACTAAAAGTGCAGAAACCAAAGCACTAGCATTTGAACTTGAAAGTCTTAAGGTGAAAATCTTAAACGAATACAATAAGCTTCAAATAGATCATGGTAAAATTGATTCTAATTGGATAAAAAAAATCATTCATACCGATGAGAACACTCAAAGTGGAGAAGGCCTTTTAGAATATTTTGAACATTACATAAGAGTTAAAAGAAGTGAGTTGTCAAAGCGTGGATTACAAAAAATTATAAATTTAAGGAACACGATTGAAGAGTTTCAAAATTGGAGTAAAAGTACCTATGAAGTATCGGATGTTGGGCTTAGCTTTCAAGACTCCTTTTTGGAGTTTTTAAGTAACGAAAAATTATATAGACAAACCACAAAGCATAGAGTTATAAAGTTTCTTAAAACTGTTTGTAGGAATGCTAGAATTGATGGGTATGCTACAAGTCCGCAGTTGGACTCTTTAGGTGTAAAGGATGGTAAAGTAAATATTATTTACTTGAGTGAAGAGGAGATTGTTAAAATTAAAAATACTCAATTAGATCAACCATTTTTAGAGAATGCAAAAAAATGGCTTCTATTGAGTTGCTATCTCGGTCAAAGAGGTGGTGACTTGTTAAAGTGTACCTTGAAAGACGTAATAGAAAATAAAGGACAAAAGCTATTAGATATGAATCAAGAGAAATCAGGTAACCCGATTTATGTCTTGGTACTGCCAGAAGCCGATGAGATTTTATCATTAAATAATGGCAACTTCCCAAGGAAAATAAGTCTTCAAAAATACAACGAATACATAAAGGAAGTTGCCAGACTTGCTGGTTTAACAGAAGTAATATACGGCACTAAAATAGTTAAGGAATCAGGGAGAAAAATTGATGGATTTTACCCAAAATGGGAATTAGTAACCAGTCATATTGGACGAAGGTCGTATTGTACCAATTATTATGGAAAACTGCCTACGCCCTTATTGATGAAGCAAACTGGTCATAAATCAGAGGCTATGTTTTTGAAGTATATAGGGAAGAGTAGCATAGAGAGTATGCACGACTTGGCAAGGGCACATAGTGAATTAAAAAAATAG
- a CDS encoding deoxyribodipyrimidine photo-lyase gives MKAQTNIFWLRRDLRLEDNTGLYYALSNNLPVQLIFIFDQNILDKLNKPYDARVEFIHNQLDRLKSEAAKFGASLKVYYGVPIEIWETITQEFKVGTVYTNRDYEKYAIKRDESVRQLLEQKGIDFKAFKDQVIFEKKEVLSKSGTPYSVFTPYSRKWKETLAEEGLKECDCKGLLTNLAKSETASIISLKEMGFEATDQVFPENEVDKEVVRKYTEQRDYPGIEGTSRLSVHLRFGTVSIRSLVKQALKLNNTWLNELIWRDFYMQILANFPHINDSKAFRPAYDQIPWRNDEANFEKWKNGNTGFPIVDAGMRELNATGFMHNRVRMIVSSFLIKDLLIDWRWGEAYFAEKLLDFDFSANNGGWQWAAGSGCDAAPYFRVFNPDSQAKKFDPDLKYIKKWIPELNEFSYPKPMVDHKMARERAIKTYKEALT, from the coding sequence TTGAAAGCACAAACAAACATATTTTGGTTAAGGAGAGATCTAAGACTTGAAGACAATACAGGCTTATATTATGCATTGAGCAATAATTTGCCAGTACAATTAATTTTCATTTTTGACCAAAACATATTAGATAAACTCAATAAACCATACGACGCAAGAGTTGAATTTATTCATAATCAATTAGATAGATTAAAGTCAGAAGCGGCAAAGTTTGGAGCCTCATTGAAGGTTTATTACGGAGTTCCAATAGAAATTTGGGAAACTATTACGCAAGAATTCAAGGTAGGGACAGTTTATACCAATCGTGATTATGAAAAATACGCGATAAAAAGAGATGAAAGTGTAAGGCAATTGCTAGAGCAAAAAGGTATTGATTTTAAGGCTTTTAAAGATCAAGTCATTTTTGAAAAAAAAGAGGTACTTAGTAAATCAGGAACACCATACAGTGTATTTACACCCTACAGTAGAAAGTGGAAGGAAACTTTAGCAGAGGAAGGTTTAAAAGAATGTGATTGCAAAGGCTTGTTAACAAATCTTGCAAAAAGCGAAACTGCATCTATTATTTCTTTAAAAGAAATGGGTTTCGAGGCTACTGATCAAGTATTTCCTGAAAATGAAGTTGACAAAGAAGTTGTGCGGAAGTACACAGAGCAACGTGACTATCCAGGTATAGAAGGTACTTCAAGGTTGAGTGTTCATTTACGATTTGGGACTGTGAGTATCAGATCACTAGTGAAACAGGCGTTAAAACTGAATAATACCTGGTTAAATGAGCTCATTTGGCGAGATTTTTACATGCAAATATTAGCTAATTTTCCTCACATTAATGACAGTAAGGCATTTAGACCGGCTTATGATCAAATTCCTTGGAGAAATGACGAGGCAAATTTTGAAAAGTGGAAAAATGGAAATACTGGCTTTCCGATAGTTGATGCCGGTATGAGGGAACTCAATGCAACTGGGTTTATGCATAACAGGGTCAGAATGATTGTTTCGAGCTTTTTGATCAAGGACTTACTCATAGATTGGCGATGGGGTGAAGCTTATTTTGCAGAGAAATTGCTTGATTTCGATTTCTCGGCAAATAACGGAGGTTGGCAATGGGCAGCTGGTAGCGGTTGTGATGCAGCTCCTTATTTTAGGGTCTTTAACCCTGACTCCCAAGCAAAGAAGTTTGATCCAGATCTCAAATACATTAAAAAGTGGATTCCTGAGCTAAATGAGTTCTCCTACCCAAAGCCAATGGTGGACCATAAGATGGCCAGAGAGCGAGCAATTAAGACTTACAAAGAAGCACTAACTTGA
- a CDS encoding signal peptidase II Aspartic peptidase. MEROPS family A08 — protein sequence MKSSFKYFLFTIILLAIDQFIKLWMHKVVLPEHFGVIEIIPNFFELQYITNKGMAFGMELGGEYGKLLLTSFRLLAAFVIIWYLNNLAQKPSTHPGLLFCMAAILAGALGNLIDSIFYGVYLGIAPHGSASPWFHGQVIDMFYFKGLNGIWPDWIPFIGGQAHYTPIFNFADACIFCGVVTILVFQNKLLGHEQIHKLTPSEEEIENVNNEIEN from the coding sequence ATGAAGTCATCTTTTAAGTATTTCCTTTTTACAATAATTTTATTAGCTATTGACCAATTTATTAAGCTTTGGATGCACAAGGTGGTACTACCTGAGCACTTTGGAGTCATAGAAATTATCCCTAATTTTTTCGAGCTGCAATACATTACCAACAAAGGGATGGCATTTGGTATGGAGTTGGGAGGCGAATATGGAAAGTTGCTCTTAACATCATTTAGATTGTTGGCAGCATTTGTAATCATATGGTATCTTAATAACCTAGCTCAAAAACCTTCTACTCACCCAGGTTTATTGTTTTGTATGGCCGCAATTTTGGCTGGAGCATTGGGTAACCTAATCGATAGCATCTTTTATGGTGTATATCTAGGAATTGCTCCTCATGGTTCTGCTTCACCTTGGTTTCATGGTCAAGTGATAGACATGTTTTATTTTAAAGGCCTTAATGGTATTTGGCCAGATTGGATACCATTTATTGGTGGTCAAGCACACTATACTCCAATTTTTAATTTTGCAGACGCTTGCATTTTTTGTGGTGTAGTAACCATTCTAGTGTTTCAAAATAAACTATTGGGCCACGAACAAATTCATAAACTAACCCCTTCAGAAGAAGAAATTGAAAATGTCAATAATGAAATCGAGAATTAA
- a CDS encoding Transposase, translating into MKKGVKKKPVFKDYDPYQLSLLPPSLNELIPENHVVRLVQRIIDEIDIDSLLQKYSGGGSSSFHPRMMLKIIIYGYISNIYSSRKIEEAVSSNIHFMWLAGMQRPDHNTINRFRTDRLKSVLKEVFGQVVLLMADQGLVDLKTVYVDGTKIEANANKYTFVWGKSIKRNTERIKEQLKDLWNYAEKVASEEMKDNSPTIFEKIDSQKVEQTIGQINQALKGKEVDPKVKQKLNYAKNNWPKNLKKYEVQQKLMGDRNSYSKTDPDATFMRMKDDHMLNGQLKAGYNWQISTCNQCILNYDIYQYANDVYTLPLHLETFKELYKKLPEEVVADAGYGSEENYQYLENNELEGYVKYNYFHKEQKAKGKIKPEDAFKSENLYYDSENDFFICPMGQKMEKVYEKTEKRKSGYQQQISFYQAKNCDNCPLKGACHKAKGNRLVQVNHNAKRLKDKARQKLLSPEGIKHRSQRPADVEAVFGNIKQNKNFRRFMLRGKEKVLIETGLLALAHNIQKMAS; encoded by the coding sequence ATGAAAAAAGGAGTCAAAAAGAAGCCTGTATTTAAGGATTATGATCCTTATCAGCTATCCCTTCTTCCTCCATCGTTAAATGAATTAATTCCCGAAAATCACGTGGTTCGATTGGTACAAAGAATCATAGATGAGATAGATATTGATTCATTATTGCAGAAGTATTCTGGAGGCGGAAGTTCATCATTTCATCCACGAATGATGTTAAAAATTATTATTTACGGCTATATCAGCAATATTTATTCCTCTCGAAAAATAGAAGAAGCCGTCAGTTCAAACATTCACTTCATGTGGCTTGCTGGCATGCAGCGACCAGACCATAATACAATAAACCGATTTAGAACGGATAGATTGAAGTCGGTATTGAAAGAGGTTTTTGGTCAAGTCGTTTTACTGATGGCAGATCAAGGACTGGTAGATTTAAAGACGGTTTATGTGGATGGAACCAAAATAGAGGCCAATGCCAATAAATACACTTTTGTATGGGGCAAGTCTATAAAGCGGAATACAGAAAGGATAAAAGAACAGCTTAAAGACCTTTGGAACTATGCCGAAAAGGTAGCCTCCGAGGAGATGAAAGATAACTCGCCCACTATTTTTGAAAAGATAGATTCTCAAAAAGTAGAACAGACTATCGGGCAAATCAATCAAGCCTTAAAAGGCAAAGAAGTAGATCCGAAAGTGAAGCAAAAGCTGAATTATGCAAAGAACAATTGGCCAAAGAATCTAAAGAAATACGAAGTTCAGCAAAAGCTGATGGGTGATCGAAACTCCTATTCCAAGACAGATCCAGATGCCACTTTTATGCGAATGAAAGACGACCACATGCTCAATGGTCAGCTAAAAGCGGGCTACAACTGGCAGATAAGTACTTGTAATCAATGTATTCTAAACTACGACATCTACCAATATGCCAACGATGTATATACCTTACCACTCCACCTAGAAACCTTCAAAGAGCTCTATAAAAAATTACCAGAAGAAGTGGTGGCCGATGCCGGCTATGGCTCGGAAGAAAACTATCAATATTTAGAGAACAATGAACTTGAGGGCTATGTGAAATACAATTACTTCCATAAAGAGCAAAAAGCCAAAGGGAAGATAAAGCCTGAAGATGCCTTCAAGTCAGAGAACCTGTATTACGATTCGGAGAACGACTTTTTTATCTGTCCGATGGGTCAAAAAATGGAGAAAGTCTATGAAAAAACAGAGAAAAGAAAATCTGGATACCAACAACAAATAAGCTTTTATCAAGCAAAAAACTGTGACAATTGCCCATTGAAAGGAGCCTGCCACAAAGCCAAAGGAAATCGACTTGTCCAAGTCAATCACAATGCAAAAAGATTAAAAGACAAAGCACGACAAAAGCTACTAAGTCCAGAGGGAATAAAACATCGCTCCCAAAGGCCAGCAGATGTGGAAGCAGTCTTTGGAAACATCAAGCAAAACAAAAACTTCAGAAGATTTATGTTAAGAGGAAAAGAAAAAGTCCTCATCGAAACGGGCTTGCTCGCCCTTGCACACAATATCCAAAAAATGGCTTCATAA
- a CDS encoding Helix-turn-helix domain-containing protein: protein MNRNDKPIPPMQLLTRKQAANFFQINLSTLHHHTKSGKIKAVGLGNRVYYRLEDLIASLKPLN from the coding sequence ATGAATCGAAATGATAAGCCAATCCCACCTATGCAGCTTCTAACAAGAAAGCAAGCAGCAAATTTCTTTCAAATTAATCTGAGTACCCTACATCATCATACTAAATCAGGTAAGATTAAGGCCGTTGGTCTTGGAAATCGGGTGTACTATCGACTTGAAGATTTAATTGCAAGTCTCAAACCATTAAACTAA
- a CDS encoding PD-(D/E)XK nuclease superfamily protein, with amino-acid sequence MKSFLSEAATTIFSNHKAQSMKDLCIVLPSRRAVGFMKKELANCSAVPFLSPKVFSIDDFVKELSGLKVADSLTLLFELYDVFQKIDENIVFDEFMAWAPTVLSDFDLIDQYLVPNPQQLFAYMTEVEALKRWNLTELSTKTSAKSYFNRFETIGRAYEEFKKQLLSKDMAYRGMAYRSLAEEFSNFLEEGDEFQYYYFVGLNALSKSEQSIISQLVEAKKVTCIWDTDEFFMNSDHQAGNIPRKYRKEGKFGSWNAPQNLLLTEKKTINIYESPYESLQAKIGAQLVHKYKEGRTVFVVPDENQVQGVLFSLEKGFEDYNISMGIGMKQSKIASLVNDLLDLQVNGKLSNDTFSYIQIGKLIKNPLLQSLPEKFFNAFQSFSEFLVSKNILSINQFQIEKNIGKVLSDLFFSNWTNAKEAVVGLDNIFEFLTTEIEATLDLIEKEFFFSFQTVLNKLKTDINQYKDLELSGLKILVQELFKVEKVAFEGDPNSNVQIMSLLETRCLDFDNVVIISFNEGVIPSSNKAASLLPFEVCLEFGIPIYHDQDAIMAYHFYRLLMRAKNVDIIYSVSKNGSLGSKSEPSRIANQLKYDLFAKNELIGWSSHHPSFEAKEKENVISENITITKTPEIIDKIKVELFNEKRGLSPSSITQYLRCSLQFYFSKIQRLQSEQEIEESFGYNVFGNWIHETLEKISKEELGLGLSLNSDDFLKAKKKAKHYLQLVFDEKYKGYEIEKGWNHIFWKMAISLIEQYYDLRSKELAEGEVINIASEQKLTASINSENSIEKIRIKGLIDAIEGANGDINLIDYKTGKVSSGDLSIPKGKTALETFLSAPKDKYRQLLIYLYLFDRNKDKYDGSGRVGARIYSFRDLSTQVELFTPINDVEEIVEEGLNIIAQELINPQIDFIQTEDLTICSNCDFKNICNR; translated from the coding sequence ATGAAATCCTTTCTAAGCGAAGCCGCAACAACTATTTTTTCAAATCATAAAGCACAATCTATGAAGGATTTGTGCATCGTATTGCCTAGTAGGAGGGCAGTAGGTTTTATGAAAAAGGAGTTGGCGAATTGCTCAGCTGTTCCTTTTCTTTCTCCAAAAGTTTTTTCAATTGATGACTTTGTCAAAGAGTTATCTGGTTTAAAAGTCGCTGATAGCCTGACTTTACTTTTTGAACTTTATGATGTTTTTCAAAAAATAGATGAAAACATCGTTTTTGATGAGTTCATGGCATGGGCACCTACCGTTCTATCAGACTTTGATCTCATAGATCAATACCTTGTTCCCAATCCACAGCAGCTTTTTGCCTACATGACGGAAGTGGAGGCCCTGAAACGATGGAATTTGACAGAACTAAGTACCAAGACTAGTGCAAAGAGTTATTTCAATCGGTTTGAAACCATTGGAAGAGCTTACGAAGAGTTCAAAAAACAACTCCTAAGCAAAGATATGGCTTATCGAGGAATGGCTTATCGTTCACTAGCAGAGGAGTTTTCCAATTTTCTTGAAGAAGGAGATGAGTTCCAATACTACTATTTTGTTGGCCTGAATGCCCTTAGTAAATCGGAACAAAGTATCATTTCTCAGCTAGTTGAAGCTAAAAAGGTGACATGTATTTGGGATACAGATGAGTTTTTTATGAATTCAGATCACCAAGCTGGAAACATTCCTCGAAAGTACCGGAAAGAAGGGAAATTTGGTTCTTGGAATGCTCCACAAAATTTACTTTTAACCGAAAAGAAAACTATCAATATTTATGAATCGCCTTATGAATCGCTTCAGGCGAAAATAGGAGCCCAACTTGTTCATAAATATAAAGAAGGAAGAACCGTCTTTGTTGTTCCAGACGAAAATCAAGTGCAAGGTGTACTTTTTTCACTTGAAAAAGGATTTGAAGACTATAACATCAGTATGGGGATAGGGATGAAGCAGTCTAAAATTGCTTCTCTTGTCAATGACCTACTTGACCTTCAGGTAAACGGGAAACTAAGTAATGACACGTTTTCTTACATTCAGATAGGGAAATTGATTAAAAACCCACTTTTACAATCTTTGCCAGAGAAATTCTTTAATGCTTTCCAGTCGTTTTCAGAATTCTTGGTTTCAAAAAACATATTGAGCATCAATCAATTTCAAATAGAAAAAAATATAGGTAAAGTACTAAGTGATTTATTTTTTAGTAATTGGACTAATGCAAAGGAGGCCGTTGTTGGGCTTGATAATATATTTGAATTTCTTACCACAGAGATAGAAGCAACTTTAGACTTAATTGAAAAGGAGTTCTTTTTTAGTTTTCAAACTGTTCTGAATAAGTTAAAAACAGATATTAATCAATACAAAGATTTAGAATTATCTGGATTAAAGATTTTGGTTCAGGAGCTTTTTAAAGTAGAAAAAGTTGCGTTCGAAGGCGACCCGAACTCCAATGTTCAAATCATGAGTTTACTAGAAACTCGCTGCCTAGACTTTGACAATGTGGTTATCATCTCATTTAACGAAGGCGTAATTCCGTCATCCAATAAAGCAGCTAGTTTGCTTCCATTTGAAGTTTGTTTGGAGTTTGGGATTCCAATATATCACGACCAAGATGCCATCATGGCGTACCATTTCTATCGTCTTTTGATGCGAGCTAAGAATGTTGATATCATTTACTCGGTAAGTAAGAATGGATCTCTAGGATCAAAGAGCGAGCCGAGTAGAATCGCAAATCAGCTAAAATATGATTTATTTGCGAAGAATGAGCTGATAGGATGGAGCTCTCATCATCCTAGTTTTGAAGCCAAAGAGAAGGAAAATGTAATTTCAGAGAATATAACCATCACCAAAACTCCTGAAATAATTGACAAAATAAAAGTAGAACTCTTTAATGAGAAACGAGGTCTATCTCCATCCTCTATAACTCAATATTTAAGGTGCTCTTTACAATTTTATTTTTCCAAAATTCAACGCTTACAGAGCGAACAAGAAATTGAAGAAAGTTTTGGTTACAATGTTTTTGGAAATTGGATTCATGAAACTCTGGAGAAAATTTCAAAGGAAGAATTGGGACTTGGACTAAGTCTTAATTCGGATGATTTCTTAAAAGCTAAAAAGAAAGCTAAACATTATCTTCAGCTTGTTTTTGACGAAAAGTATAAAGGTTATGAAATAGAAAAAGGTTGGAATCATATATTTTGGAAAATGGCGATTTCACTGATTGAACAGTATTATGATTTAAGATCAAAAGAGCTTGCCGAAGGAGAAGTAATCAATATTGCATCAGAGCAAAAGTTGACCGCTAGTATCAATTCCGAAAATTCAATTGAGAAAATTAGAATAAAGGGTTTGATAGATGCCATAGAAGGAGCAAACGGAGACATCAATTTAATCGATTATAAAACAGGAAAAGTCAGTTCTGGTGATCTTAGTATACCAAAGGGTAAAACTGCATTAGAAACCTTTTTGAGTGCTCCAAAAGATAAGTATAGACAGTTACTTATCTATCTGTATCTATTTGATCGAAACAAAGATAAATATGACGGTTCTGGACGAGTGGGAGCCAGGATTTACTCATTTCGAGACTTAAGCACACAAGTGGAGCTTTTTACACCGATCAATGATGTGGAAGAAATTGTAGAAGAAGGTTTAAATATAATTGCTCAAGAACTCATAAACCCGCAAATTGACTTTATCCAAACTGAAGATCTTACAATTTGTAGCAACTGTGACTTCAAAAATATTTGCAATAGGTAA
- a CDS encoding 5-(carboxyamino)imidazole ribonucleotide synthase, which translates to MFRTKTIGILGGGQLGRMLIQSAIDFDLTIHILDPDKNAPCVKIAHEFTLGDFKDYETVLNFGRKCEIVTIEIENVSIEALFQLEKEGIKVYPQPSVLSKIKNKRIQKQFYADNGIPTAPFELTENQSEIAQKAKSFPIVNKLGEGGYDGRGVQILKSETDLSKAFQEPSLLEELIDFEKELAVIVVKSENGELSTFPVVEMAFHPEANLVEYLFSPAKIDEALAIKASELAKKVAKSFDIIGILAVEMFLTKSGEILVNEVAPRPHNSGHHTQRANFTSQFEQHLRAICGLPLGNTDAIAAGAMVNILGAEDANGIAAYEGMEECLALENVHPFLYGKKVVKPFRKMGHATIIDHDFDKLIEKVNFVKNTLVAKAATQHN; encoded by the coding sequence ATGTTTAGAACCAAAACCATTGGAATATTAGGTGGTGGTCAACTCGGCAGAATGCTAATTCAGTCTGCAATTGATTTTGACCTTACCATTCATATCCTAGATCCCGACAAAAATGCTCCATGTGTTAAAATTGCACATGAATTCACTTTAGGAGATTTTAAAGATTACGAAACTGTTTTAAATTTTGGACGAAAATGCGAGATCGTAACAATTGAGATCGAAAATGTAAGCATTGAGGCCCTATTTCAATTAGAAAAAGAAGGAATAAAAGTATACCCTCAACCGAGTGTACTTTCAAAAATTAAAAATAAGCGAATTCAAAAGCAGTTTTACGCCGATAATGGAATTCCAACGGCTCCTTTCGAATTAACTGAAAACCAATCTGAAATAGCACAAAAAGCAAAGTCGTTTCCAATAGTGAACAAACTTGGTGAAGGTGGCTATGATGGCAGAGGTGTTCAAATTCTCAAATCTGAAACAGACTTGTCTAAAGCATTTCAAGAACCTTCATTGTTAGAGGAATTGATTGATTTTGAGAAAGAGCTCGCTGTTATTGTCGTTAAAAGTGAAAACGGTGAACTGAGTACCTTTCCGGTAGTAGAAATGGCTTTTCATCCAGAAGCCAATCTAGTTGAATATCTTTTTTCTCCAGCAAAAATTGATGAAGCCTTAGCCATAAAAGCAAGTGAGCTTGCTAAGAAAGTAGCCAAGTCATTTGACATTATTGGTATTTTGGCAGTTGAAATGTTTTTAACAAAGTCAGGTGAAATCTTAGTAAATGAAGTGGCTCCAAGGCCACATAATAGTGGTCACCATACGCAAAGGGCAAATTTTACTTCGCAGTTCGAACAACATTTAAGAGCAATTTGCGGCCTACCCTTAGGAAATACAGATGCTATTGCTGCTGGGGCAATGGTAAATATACTTGGGGCAGAAGATGCTAATGGAATTGCAGCATATGAAGGAATGGAGGAATGTCTAGCTCTTGAAAACGTACATCCTTTTCTATATGGTAAAAAGGTGGTAAAACCTTTTCGAAAAATGGGTCATGCAACGATAATTGATCATGATTTTGATAAATTGATAGAAAAGGTCAATTTTGTAAAAAATACACTAGTTGCCAAAGCAGCTACACAACATAACTAG
- a CDS encoding 5-(carboxyamino)imidazole ribonucleotide mutase, whose amino-acid sequence MGSSSDLPVMQGAIDVLKEFNIPYEVDVVSAHRTPEKMVDYAKSAKERGLKCIIAGAGGAAHLPGMVASCTVLPVIGVPVKSSNSIDGWDSVLSILQMPNGVPVATVALNASKNAGLLAIQIMGVSDDDISQRMVDYKEEMKEKVAQMSLDIQKRA is encoded by the coding sequence ATGGGCTCCAGCTCTGATCTGCCAGTAATGCAAGGAGCAATAGATGTGCTAAAAGAATTCAATATTCCTTATGAAGTGGACGTTGTATCCGCACACAGAACTCCAGAAAAAATGGTGGATTATGCAAAAAGTGCCAAAGAGAGAGGTTTAAAGTGCATAATTGCTGGTGCAGGTGGTGCAGCTCACTTACCTGGAATGGTTGCTTCATGTACAGTTTTACCTGTGATTGGGGTACCTGTAAAGTCCTCCAACTCTATAGATGGTTGGGATTCTGTATTGTCTATTCTCCAAATGCCAAATGGAGTGCCTGTTGCAACAGTTGCATTAAACGCCAGTAAAAACGCAGGTTTATTAGCAATTCAAATAATGGGTGTCTCCGATGATGACATTTCACAAAGAATGGTCGATTACAAGGAAGAAATGAAAGAAAAAGTTGCTCAAATGAGCTTAGATATTCAAAAACGTGCTTAA